From the genome of Azospira restricta, one region includes:
- a CDS encoding aspartate kinase, whose product MALIVQKYGGTSVGSPDRIKNVAKRVARWKAMGHDVVVVPSAMSGETNRLIALAKEIMPSPDARELDVIAATGEQVTIGLLAMAIMQEGCKAKSYTGPQVRVLTDSTFTKARILQIDDERIRQDLAEGNVVVVAGFQGADENGNITTLGRGGSDTSAVALAAALKADECQIYTDVDGVYTTDPRIVPEAKKLDTITFEEMLEMASLGSKVLQIRSVEFAGKYKVKLRVLSSFTDEGEGTLITVEEDKNMEQPIISGIAFNRDEAKLTVLGVPDRPGIAYQILGPIADANIDVDMIIQNVGHDGTTDFSFTVNRGEFNKALGVLESVKSHIGAREIVGDNKICKVSAVGVGMRSHPGVASQMFRALAEEGINIQMISTSEIKISVVIDEKYLELAVRVLHKTFGLDQA is encoded by the coding sequence ATGGCGCTGATAGTTCAGAAATACGGCGGCACCTCGGTCGGCTCGCCCGACCGCATCAAGAATGTCGCCAAGCGCGTGGCGCGCTGGAAAGCCATGGGGCACGACGTCGTCGTCGTGCCGTCGGCCATGTCGGGCGAAACCAACCGCCTGATCGCGCTGGCCAAGGAAATCATGCCCAGCCCGGACGCGCGCGAGCTGGACGTCATCGCCGCCACCGGCGAGCAGGTCACGATCGGCCTGCTGGCGATGGCGATCATGCAGGAAGGCTGCAAGGCCAAGAGCTACACCGGACCGCAGGTGCGCGTGCTGACCGACAGCACCTTCACCAAGGCGCGCATCCTGCAGATCGACGACGAGAGGATCCGCCAGGACCTGGCCGAAGGCAATGTCGTCGTCGTCGCCGGCTTCCAGGGTGCCGACGAGAACGGCAACATCACGACGCTCGGCCGCGGCGGCTCGGACACCTCCGCCGTCGCGCTGGCCGCGGCGCTGAAGGCCGACGAGTGCCAGATCTACACCGACGTCGACGGCGTGTACACCACCGACCCGCGCATCGTTCCGGAAGCGAAGAAGCTCGACACCATCACCTTCGAGGAAATGCTGGAGATGGCCAGCCTCGGCTCGAAGGTGCTGCAGATCCGCTCGGTCGAATTCGCCGGCAAGTACAAGGTCAAACTGCGCGTGCTCTCCAGCTTCACCGACGAAGGCGAAGGCACGCTGATTACTGTTGAGGAAGACAAGAACATGGAACAACCGATCATCTCCGGCATCGCCTTCAACCGCGACGAGGCCAAGCTCACCGTGCTCGGTGTGCCTGATCGCCCCGGCATCGCCTACCAGATCCTCGGCCCGATCGCCGACGCCAACATCGACGTCGACATGATCATCCAGAATGTCGGCCACGACGGCACCACCGACTTCTCGTTCACGGTGAACCGCGGCGAGTTCAACAAGGCCCTCGGCGTGCTGGAAAGCGTCAAGAGCCACATCGGCGCGCGCGAGATCGTCGGCGACAACAAGATCTGCAAGGTCTCCGCGGTCGGCGTCGGCATGCGCTCGCACCCGGGTGTCGCCAGCCAGATGTTCCGCGCGCTGGCCGAGGAAGGCATCAACATCCAGATGATCTCGACCTCCGAGATCAAGATTTCCGTCGTCATCGACGAGAAGTACCTGGAACTCGCCGTGCGCGTGCTGCACAAGACCTTCGGCCTGGACCAGGCCTGA
- a CDS encoding helix-turn-helix domain-containing protein, translating to MSNVKAIEKIEPREIRRKLGLNQQQFWSKIGVTQSGGSRYESGRNMPKPVRELLRLVHVEQVDIQRIKREDVEVIEYLRAHEPELLKTLRKSAKAKGKKAA from the coding sequence ATGAGCAACGTCAAGGCTATCGAAAAGATCGAACCGCGCGAAATCCGCCGCAAGCTCGGTCTCAACCAGCAGCAGTTCTGGTCCAAGATCGGCGTCACCCAGAGCGGCGGCTCCCGCTACGAAAGCGGCCGCAACATGCCGAAGCCGGTGCGCGAACTGCTGCGCCTGGTCCATGTCGAGCAGGTCGACATCCAGCGCATCAAGCGCGAGGACGTCGAGGTCATCGAGTACCTGCGGGCGCATGAGCCGGAACTGCTGAAGACCCTGCGCAAGTCGGCGAAGGCCAAGGGCAAGAAGGCCGCCTGA
- a CDS encoding radical SAM protein: MLTVTDHRRDYSGFRYVYPVVSRRAGGVSVGINLNPNNACNWACVYCQVPDLTRGGPPPIDLALLEQELAALLQDITAGDFMAREVPEGARRLMDVAFSGNGEPTSAAEFAEAVARVAGLMDRLRLPDAVSLRLITNGSLLHRAGVRDGIRRIGEYRGTAGAGEVWFKIDRATREGIAAVNKIDYAPDKARGNLIACAELAPTWVQTCWFALDGAPPDEREQSAYLDLLAGVRDKIKGVHLYSLARPSLQPDAGRLGRLAADQLAAFAARISALGIEVVLNP; encoded by the coding sequence ATGCTGACCGTCACCGACCATCGCCGCGACTATTCCGGCTTCCGCTACGTCTACCCGGTGGTTTCGCGCCGCGCCGGCGGCGTTTCGGTCGGCATCAACCTGAACCCGAACAACGCCTGCAACTGGGCCTGCGTCTATTGCCAGGTGCCGGACCTGACGCGCGGCGGGCCGCCGCCGATCGATCTGGCGCTGCTGGAACAGGAACTGGCGGCCTTGCTGCAGGACATCACGGCCGGCGACTTCATGGCACGGGAAGTCCCGGAAGGCGCCCGCCGCCTGATGGACGTCGCCTTTTCGGGCAACGGCGAACCGACCAGCGCGGCGGAATTTGCGGAAGCGGTCGCCCGCGTCGCCGGGCTCATGGATCGCCTGCGGCTTCCCGACGCGGTCAGCTTGCGGCTGATCACCAACGGCAGCCTGCTGCACCGCGCCGGCGTCCGCGACGGCATCCGCAGGATCGGCGAGTACCGCGGTACGGCCGGCGCCGGCGAAGTCTGGTTCAAGATCGACCGGGCGACGCGCGAAGGCATCGCCGCCGTCAACAAGATCGACTACGCCCCGGACAAGGCGCGCGGCAATCTGATCGCCTGCGCCGAGCTCGCCCCGACCTGGGTGCAGACCTGCTGGTTCGCGCTCGACGGCGCCCCGCCCGACGAGCGGGAGCAATCCGCCTACCTCGATCTGCTCGCCGGCGTGCGCGACAAGATAAAGGGCGTGCACCTCTACAGTCTCGCACGCCCCTCGCTGCAACCCGACGCCGGCCGGCTGGGCCGCCTTGCCGCCGATCAGCTGGCGGCCTTCGCCGCCCGCATTTCGGCGCTCGGGATCGAGGTCGTCCTCAACCCCTGA
- the queD gene encoding 6-carboxytetrahydropterin synthase QueD translates to MLITRRLEFDAGHRIPDHKSQCRHLHGHRYAIEITLSGDIIRQDGDAANGMVMDFSEVKALAKLHVVDVWDHAFLVYAGDTQVLDFLRSLPDHRTVVLDCVPTAENLAEAAFRILDPVYRDSYGNHLRLERVRLYETPNCWADAVRA, encoded by the coding sequence ATGCTCATCACCCGCCGCCTCGAATTCGACGCCGGTCACCGCATCCCCGACCACAAGAGCCAGTGCCGGCACCTGCACGGCCACCGCTACGCGATCGAGATCACGCTCTCCGGCGACATCATCCGCCAGGACGGCGACGCGGCGAACGGCATGGTGATGGATTTCTCGGAAGTGAAGGCGCTGGCGAAGCTGCACGTGGTCGACGTCTGGGACCACGCCTTCCTCGTCTACGCGGGCGACACGCAGGTGCTCGACTTCCTGCGCAGCCTGCCCGACCACCGCACGGTCGTCCTCGACTGCGTGCCGACCGCCGAGAACCTCGCCGAGGCGGCCTTCCGCATCCTCGACCCGGTCTATCGCGACAGCTACGGCAACCACCTCCGCCTGGAGCGCGTGCGCCTCTACGAAACCCCCAACTGCTGGGCCGACGCGGTCCGCGCCTAA
- a CDS encoding Bax inhibitor-1/YccA family protein, which yields MQEQYQWGSSAQATRDVAVQQNRVLRNTYLMLALTMVPTVIGALVGVQLQFSFFAGSPLISFLLFLGIAFGFFWGIEKTKNSGLGVALLLGFTFFMGLMLSRILQVALGFSNGASMIAMAAGGTGAIFFTMAGIASVSKRDFTNMGKFLFVGVVVLLLAALANIFLQIPALALTISAVAVMLFSAYILYDISRIVQGGETNYITATLAVYLDIYNVFVSLLNLIMAFTGERD from the coding sequence ATGCAAGAACAGTATCAATGGGGTTCCAGCGCCCAGGCAACCCGCGACGTCGCCGTGCAGCAGAACCGCGTCCTGCGCAACACCTACCTGATGCTCGCGCTGACGATGGTGCCGACGGTGATCGGCGCGCTGGTCGGCGTGCAGCTGCAGTTCTCGTTCTTCGCCGGCAGCCCGCTGATTTCCTTCCTGCTCTTCCTTGGCATCGCCTTCGGTTTCTTCTGGGGCATCGAGAAGACCAAGAACTCGGGCCTCGGCGTCGCGCTGCTGCTCGGCTTCACGTTCTTCATGGGGCTGATGCTGTCGCGCATCCTGCAGGTCGCGCTCGGCTTCTCGAACGGCGCGTCGATGATCGCGATGGCCGCCGGCGGCACCGGCGCGATCTTCTTCACGATGGCCGGCATCGCCTCGGTCAGCAAGCGCGACTTCACGAACATGGGCAAGTTCCTGTTCGTCGGCGTCGTCGTGCTGCTGCTCGCCGCGCTGGCCAACATCTTCCTGCAGATTCCGGCGCTGGCGCTGACCATCTCGGCGGTCGCGGTGATGCTGTTCTCGGCCTACATCCTGTACGACATCAGCCGCATCGTGCAGGGCGGCGAGACCAACTACATCACGGCGACGCTGGCGGTGTACCTCGACATCTACAACGTCTTCGTCAGCCTGCTCAACCTGATCATGGCTTTCACCGGCGAGCGCGACTGA
- a CDS encoding Mth938-like domain-containing protein, giving the protein MKLHLSDADSKLNTFTGYGDGYVAVNGIQYRSNITVLPGQLLPEWTAASFETLVEADFAKLAALQPEILLLGTGSTLRFPAPALLQPLLAARIGLEVMDTQAACRTYNILVAEGRRVAAAILV; this is encoded by the coding sequence GTGAAACTTCATCTATCCGACGCCGACAGCAAGCTGAACACCTTCACCGGCTACGGCGACGGCTACGTCGCCGTAAACGGCATCCAGTACCGCAGCAACATCACGGTGCTCCCCGGGCAACTGCTGCCGGAGTGGACCGCGGCCAGCTTCGAGACGCTGGTCGAGGCCGACTTCGCGAAGCTCGCCGCGCTGCAGCCGGAAATCCTGCTGCTCGGCACCGGCAGCACGCTGCGCTTCCCGGCGCCGGCGCTGCTGCAGCCGCTGCTCGCCGCCCGCATCGGCCTGGAAGTGATGGACACCCAGGCCGCCTGCCGCACCTACAACATCCTCGTCGCCGAGGGCCGCCGGGTCGCCGCGGCGATCCTCGTCTGA